A section of the Rhodospirillales bacterium genome encodes:
- the yidD gene encoding membrane protein insertion efficiency factor YidD gives MIRRIAITLLKTPVRAYQYLISPLIGPRCRFHPTCSEYCLQALEKHGPLTGLWLAAKRLAVCHPWSGRHGYDPVPEPKSRQPERTTHQDE, from the coding sequence ATGATTCGACGGATCGCCATCACGCTGCTTAAGACCCCGGTGCGGGCCTATCAATACCTGATCTCGCCGCTGATCGGGCCGCGTTGCCGGTTTCATCCGACGTGTTCGGAATACTGCTTGCAGGCCCTTGAAAAACATGGTCCATTGACCGGCCTGTGGCTGGCCGCAAAGCGGCTTGCCGTGTGCCATCCGTGGTCAGGGCGCCATGGATACGACCCGGTGCCGGAACCCAAATCCCGCCAGCCCGAACGTACCACCCACCAAGACGAGTGA
- the rnpA gene encoding ribonuclease P protein component: MRADITKKNKIDRLKRRSDFLRLRDGRKWISPSVIVQLDDNAGPGVRIGITATKKLGGAVVRNRVKRRLRAAARLALGAIQTPVDIVLIGREATASCPFATLLKDLRWCLRRLEVTGHDSTDRHHAA, encoded by the coding sequence TTGCGCGCCGACATCACCAAAAAAAACAAGATCGACCGCCTGAAGAGGCGGTCTGATTTTTTGCGGCTGCGCGATGGCCGTAAATGGATATCGCCCAGCGTCATCGTGCAACTGGACGACAATGCCGGGCCGGGTGTGCGCATCGGCATCACAGCGACCAAAAAACTGGGCGGGGCGGTGGTGCGCAACCGCGTCAAGCGCCGGTTGCGGGCCGCGGCGCGTCTGGCGCTAGGGGCAATTCAGACGCCGGTCGACATCGTGCTGATCGGGCGTGAAGCGACCGCGAGCTGCCCGTTCGCCACGCTGCTCAAGGATTTGCGCTGGTGTTTGCGCCGGCTGGAGGTGACAGGCCATGATTCGACGGATCGCCATCACGCTGCTTAA